A single genomic interval of Pyrus communis chromosome 5, drPyrComm1.1, whole genome shotgun sequence harbors:
- the LOC137733440 gene encoding protein MOR1-like isoform X2, giving the protein MSEEEKLLKEAKKLPWDDRLFHKNWKVRNEANIDLAALCDSIADPKDSRLREFGPLFRKTLADSNSPVQEKALDALIAFLRAADADAGRYAKEVCDAIVAKCLTGRPKTVEKAQAAFMLWVELEAVDAFLDAMEKAIKNKVSKAVVPAIDVMFQALSEFGAKVVPPKRILKMLPELFDHQDQNVRACSKGLTLELCRWIGKDPVKSILFEKMRDTMKKELEAELVNVTGIARASRKIRSEQDKEPEKEAVSEVVGPSLLEESAADAPQEIDEYELVDPVDILTPLEKSGFWDGVKATKWSERKEAVAELTKLASTKRIAPGDFTEICRTLKKLITDVNIAVAVEAIQAIGNLAKGLRTHFSGSSRFLLPGLLEKLKEKKPTMTEALSQALQAMHTAGCLNLIDIVEDVKTAVKNKVPLVRSLTLNWVTFCIETSNKAVVLKLHKDYVPILMECLNDGTPDVRDSSFSALAAIAKMVGMRPMERSLEKLDDVRRKKLSEMIMGSEGDASTTASSAQSSGVTAPSLETTDSSFVRRSAASMLSGKRPVQAAPAKQKGGSVKSGGSKKGGATVQPKASKLIEIPEDVEPGDMSLEEIESRLGSLIQEDTVSQLKSSAWKERLEAISSFKQQVEGLQDIDHSIEILVRLLCAVPGWSEKNVQVQQQVIEVITYMASTAKKFPKKCVVLCLLGISERVADIKTRTHAMKCLTAFSEAIGPGLIFERLYKIMKEHKNPKVLSEGVLWMVSAVEDFGVAHVKLKDLIDFCKETGLQSSAAATRNSTIKLLGAIHKFVGPDIKGFLTDVKPALLSALDAEYEKNPFEGASVVLKRSVRVTESTSSVSVGGLDGLPREDISGKVTPTLLKSLESPDWKVRLESIEAVNKILEEANKRIQPTGTAELFGALRGRLYDSNKNLVAATLTVVGNVASAMGAPVEKFSKGILSDVLKCLGDNKKHMRECTLTALDSWLSAVHLDKMVPYITAAISDTKLGAEGRKDLFEWLTRQLSGLSDFSDAAHLLKPASSALTDKSSDVRKAAETCVSEILRVSGHETVVKILRDIHGPTLALVERLNPHVSFKESFESAKAIPTAPTSKSISKAGKSASNGVLKHGAKATSRTIPTKGSNSMLSIQDIAVQSQALINVKDSIKEDRERLVAKKFKFEEPRIEQIQDLENDMTKYFREDVHRRLLSTDFKKQVDGLEILQKALPTIKKEIIEVLDILLRWFVLQFCKSNTTCLLKVLEFLPDLFDTFRDEAYMLTESEAAIFFPCLIEKLGHNIEKVREKMRELTKQIVQAYTAAKSFPYILEGLRSKNNRTRIECADLVGYLIDHHVAEISGQLKSLQIVASLTAERDGEIRKAALNTLATGYKILGEDIWRYVGKLTDAQKSMLDDRFKWKVREMEKRKEGKPGEARASLRRSVREIGPDVAEQSGEVARSVSGPMLSGRNYGHPEPHLERQLMPPHVLTGANGPTDWNEALDIISLGSPEQSVEGMKVVCHELAQATNDPEGSAMDELVRDVDRLVSCLANKATKTFDFSLAGASSRSCKYVLNTLMQTFQNKRLAYAVKESTLDSLITELLLWLLDERVPHMDDGSQLLKALNVLMLKILDNADRTSSFVVLINLLRPLDPSRWPSPASNESFASRNQKFSDLVVKCLIKLTKVLQSTIYDVELDRILQSIHLYLQDLGMEEIRRRAGADDKPLRMVKTVLHELVKLRGAAIKGHLSMVPIDVKPQPIILAYIDLNLETLAAARMLTSTGSGGQTHWGDSAANNPSSATHSADAQLKQELAAIFKKIGDKQTCSIGLYELYRITQLYPRVDIFSQLQNASEAFRTYIRDGLAQMEKNAAAGRTPSSLPMPTPPPATLNASSPEFAPLSPVHTNSLVDSKSLNVKSEPTSFNLPPSYTEEYRLNNARGLTENSLVDQRNERYIGGVTNGTLDAIRERMKSMQLAAAAGNPDQETRPLMYVNDNVNQSLSGQIPRASENPLQIGVHPMDERALSGLQARMERLKSGTIEPL; this is encoded by the exons atgtcggaggaggagaaattgctCAAGGAGGCGAAGAAACTGCCGTGGGACGATCGGCTCTTCCACAAGAACTGGAAGGTGAGGAACGAGGCCAACATTGACTTGGCCGCTCTCTGCGACTCCATCGCCGATCCCAAAGACTCTCGCCTTCGTGAATTTG GTCCGCTTTTTAGGAAGACTCTGGCGGATTCCAATTCGCCCGTGCAAGAGAAGGCGCTCGATGCCTTGATTGCATTTTTACGAGCTGCGGATGCTGATGCTGGAAG ATATGCCAAGGAAGTTTGTGATGCCATTGTGGCCAAATGCCTCACTGGCAGGCCGAAGACGGTGGAAAAGGCTCAAGCTGCATTTATGCTTTGGGTTGAATTGGAGGCCGTGGACGCTTTCTTG GATGCTATGGAGAAGGcaataaaaaacaaagtttCCAAAGCTGTTGTGCCTGCAATTGATGTCATGTTTCAGGCTTTAAG TGAATTTGGCGCAAAAGTTGTTCCTCCGAAAAGGATTTTGAAGATGCTCCCTGAACTATTTGACCATCAAGATCAAAATGTTCGTGCATGTTCCAAAGGGCTTACTCTTGAGCTTTGTCGTTGGATAGGAAAAGATCCTGTTAAATCAATATTGTTTGAGAAGATGAGGGATACAATG AAAAAAGAGTTGGAGGCTGAGCTTGTAAATGTTACAGGGATAGCCAGGGCATCTCGCAAAATCAG ATCGGAGCAAGACAAGGAGCCAGAAAAGGAAGCTGTTTCTGAAGTAGTTGGTCCTAGTCTTTTGGAGGAATCTGCAGCAGATG CTCCTCAGGAAATAGATGAATATGAGCTTGTTGATCCTGTTGATATATTGACTCCTCTGGAGAAGTCTGGATTTTGGGATGGAGTG AAAGCTACAAAGTGGTCAGAACGAAAGGAGGCTGTTGCAGAGTTAACCAAGCTTGCTTCAACTAAAAGAATTGCCCCCGGCGATTTTACAGAAATCTGTCGGACATTAAAGAAg CTTATAACAGATGTGAACATAGCTGTTGCAGTTGAAGCTATTCAAGCTATTGGTAATCTTGCTAAGGGTCTAAGAACTCATTTTTCTGGGAGTTCACGATTTCTATTGCCAGGTTTACTT gaaaaattgaaagaaaaaaagccaACTATGACTGAGGCGCTCTCACAAGCTCTTCAAGCAATGCATACAGCTGGCTGCTTAAATCTCATTGACATTGTTGAAG ATGTTAAGACAGCAGTAAAAAATAAAGTACCACTTGTGCGTTCATTGACTTTGAACTGGGTGACATTTTGTATTGAAACAAGCAACAAGGCTGTTGTTTTAAAGTTACACAAGGATTACGTTCCTATATTAATGGAG TGCCTCAACGATGGAACCCCAGATGTGAGGGATTCATCCTTTTCAGCTTTGGCAGCAATAGCTAAG ATGGTTGGTATGAGGCCCATGGAAAGGTCACTTGAGAAACTTGATGATGTCAGAAGAAAGAAGCTCTCTGAAATGATTATGGGTTCTGAAGGTGATGCATCCACTACTGCAAGCTCAg CCCAAAGCTCTGGTGTGACTGCACCCTCGTTGGAG ACTACAGACAGTTCATTTGTTCGAAGGTCAGCTGCAAGCATGCTTAGTGGGAAGAGGCCTGTTCAGGCAGCT CCTGCAAAACAAAAAGGGGGATCTGTTAAATCGGGTGGCAGTAAGAAGGGAGGTGCAACTGTGCAGCCAAAAGCTTCTAAGTTAATTGAAATACCTGAAGATGTTGAG CCAGGTGATATGAGTCTTGAAGAGATTGAGAGCAGATTAGGTTCTCTTATACAAGAAGATACCGTCTCTCAATTAAAGAGTAGTGCATGGAAAGAACGGCTTGAAG CCATATCCTCATTTAAACAGCAAGTTGAAGGTTTACAGGACATTGAccattcaattgagattttagtTCGTTTACTTTGTGCTGTCCCTGGTTGGAGTGAAAAAAATGTTCAG GTTCAGCAACAGGTTATTGAAGTTATTACCTATATGGCGTCCACTGCGAAGAAGTTTCCTAAGAAATGTGTAGTACTTTGTCTTCTGG GTATTAGTGAACGGGTTGCAGATATCAAGACCCGGACTCATGCCATGAAGTGCCTCACTGCATTTTCTGAAGCCATAGGTCCAGGATTAATTTTTGAAAGA CTTTACAAAATTATGAAAGAGCACAAGAACCCTAAGGTTCTCAGCGAGGGAGTATTGTGGATGGTTTCAGCAGTTGAAGACTTTGGTGTCGCACATGTGAAACTTAAG GATTTGATCGATTTTTGTAAAGAAACTGGACTGCAGTCCAGTGCTGCTGCCACTAGGAACTCTACTATTAAGCTTTTGGGTGCTATACATAAATTTGTTGGTCCAG ATATTAAAGGGTTTCTTACTGATGTTAAACCTGCACTACTCAGTGCACTGGATGCAGAGTATGAAAAGAATCCATTTGAG GGTGCTTCTGTGGTTCTGAAGAGAAGTGTTAGGGTAACGGAATCTACTTCATCTGTCTCTGTTGGCGGGTTAGATGGCCTTCCACGTGAAGATATTAGTGGAAAGGTCACCCCTACGCTGCTGAAGAGTTTGGAGAGTCCTGATTGGAAG GTTCGCTTGGAGTCAATAGAAGCTGTCAATAAAATTTTAGAAGAAGCTAATAAGCGCATCCAGCCAACTGGAACGG CGGAGTTGTTTGGTGCCTTAAGGGGGCGTTTATATGATAGCAACAAGAACTTGGTCGCTGCAACCTTAACGGTTGTTGGTAATGTTGCATCTGCAATGGGCGCACCAGTTGAAAAGTTCAGCAAG GGCATTCTGTCAGATGTTTTGAAATGTCTAGGAGACAATAAGAAGCATATGAGAGAATGCACTTTAACTGCATTAGACTCATGGCTCTCTGCTGTTCATCTTGATAAAATG GTTCCTTATATTACAGCAGCTATATCAGACACCAAGCTTGGTGCTGAAGGGCGGAAAGATCTTTTTGAATGGTTGACAAGACAGCTTTCTGGGTTAAGTGATTTCTCTGATGCTGCTCATCTTCTGAAACCAGCTTCCTCTGCTTTGACG GATAAATCCTCAGATGTTCGTAAAGCAGCAGAGACATGCGTTTCTGAAATTTTGAGAGTTAGTGGGCATGAAACG GTTGTGAAGATTTTGAGAGATATTCATGGGCCAACTTTAGCTCTTGTTGAACGATTGAATCCTCATGTATCTTTTAAAG AATCTTTTGAGTCGGCCAAAGCAATACCGACAGCCCCAACTTCCAAAAGCATTTCAAAGGCTGGAAAGTCTGCTTCCAATGGAGTTCTGAAGCATGGAGCCAAAGCTACTTCA AGGACCATTCCCACAAAGGGATCAAATTCCATGCTGTCAATCCAAGATATAGCTGTCCAGTCACAGGCCTTGATAAATGTTAAAGATTCAATTAAG GAGGATAGAGAGCGATTGGTAGCTAAAAAGTTTAAGTTTGAAGAGCCACGGATAGaacagattcaagatcttgag AATGATATGACGAAGTACTTTAGAGAGGATGTGCATAGGCGGCTTCTTTCTACAGATTTTAAGAAGCAGGTTGATGGGCTTGAGATACTACAGAAG GCGCTTCCAACCATTAAAAAGGAAATTATTGAAGTATTGGATATACTGCTGAGGTGGTTTGTTTTACAATTTTGTAAATCGAACACAACATGCCTGTTAAAG GTGCTGGAATTTCTGCCAGACCTTTTTGATACATTTAGGGATGAGGCGTACATGTTGACTGAATCAGAAGCGGCCATATTTTTTCCATGCTTGATAGAGAAG CTCGGGCATAACATTGAGAAAGTACGAGAAAAAATGCGGGAGTTGACCAAACAAATTGTGCAGGCATATACTGCTGCAAAAAGCTTCCCTTATATTTTGGAGGGATTACGTTCTAAGAACAACCGTACTCGAATTGAGTGTGCTGATCTTGTTGGATATTTGATTGATCACCACGTAGCTGAG ATTAGTGGACAACTAAAGTCTTTGCAAATTGTTGCGAGCTTGACAGCAGAAAGAGATGGTGAAATTAGGAAAGCTGCTTTAAATACGCTAGCTACTGGTTATAAGATTCTTG GTGAGGACATATGGAGATATGTTGGAAAGTTAACAGATGCTCAGAAAAGCATGCTAGATGATCGATTTAAGTGGAAG GTTCGAGAAATGGAgaaaaggaaggaaggaaagccAGGCGAAGCCAGGGCTTCTCTGAGGCGTTCTGTCAGGGAAATTGG GCCTGATGTAGCAGAGCAAAGTGGGGAGGTTGCTCGATCTGTTTCTGGTCCAATGCTTTCTGG GAGAAACTATGGCCATCCTGAGCCTCACTTGGAGAGGCAACTGATGCCACCCCATGTACTCACAGGGGCCAATGGCCCAACAGACTGGAATGAAGCTTTGGATATCATTTCTTTGGGTTCTCCTGAACAG TCGGTTGAAGGAATGAAAGTAGTGTGTCATGAGTTGGCACAGGCGACTAATGATCCGGAAGGCAGTGCTATGGATGAACTAGTGCGCGATGTAGATAGACTGGTTTCTTGCTTGGCAAATAAGGCAA CAAAGACTTTTGACTTCAGTTTGGCGGGAGCTTCATCTAGGTCTTGTAAATATGTCCTGAACACTCTTATGCAG ACATTTCAAAATAAAAGACTTGCTTATGCTGTCAAGGAAAGTACTCTTGACAGTCTAATCACTGAGCTCCTACTGTGGCTTTTGGATGAAAGGGTTCCCCATATGGATGATGGCAGCCAACTTCTGAAAGCCTTGAATGTTTTGATGCTAAAGATTCTG GATAATGCAGATCGGACTTCGTCCTTTGTTGTTCTCATCAACCTCTTACGTCCTTTAGATCCCTCAAGATGGCCATCACCTGCATCCAATGAATCATTTGCTTCCAGAAATCAGAAGTTCTCCGATCTGGTTGTCAAATGTTTAATAAAACTTACAAAG GTTCTTCAAAGCACAATATATGATGTTGAACTGGACCGTATCCTTCAAAGCATCCATTTATACCTACAAGACTTAGGGATGGAAGAGATTAGGAGAAG AGCTGGTGCTGATGACAAACCACTGCGTATGGTGAAGACCGTTCTGCATGAGCTTGTGAAGCTTCGTGGAGCTGCAATTAAAGGTCACCTTTCCATGGTTCCTATAGACGTAAAACCGCAGCCCATCATTCTTGCCTACATTGATCTTAATCTTGAG ACATTAGCTGCGGCAAGGATGCTGACATCAACTGGGTCTGGGGGCCAAACTCATTGGGGTGATTCAGCAGCCAACAATCCTTCATCTGCCACACATTCTGCTGATGCACAGTTAAAG CAAGAACTTGCTGCCATATTCAAGAAGATTGGCGACAAGCAAACTTGCAGCATTGGTCTATATGAACTATATCGCATAACCCAACTGTACCCAAGA GTTGATATATTCTCTCAACTCCAAAATGCTAGCGAGGCTTTCCGGACATATATTAGAGATGGTTTGGCGCAG ATGGAGAAGAATGCCGCAGCTGGAAGGACTCCTTCAAGTTTGCCAATGCCAACTCCTCCCCCAGCTACTCTAAATGCTTCTTCACCTGAATTTGCACCCCTGTCCCCTGTACACACGAATTCCTTGGTTGATTCGAAATCATTAAATGTGAAATCTGAACCAACTAGCTTTAATCTACCGCCATCATATACTGAAGAATACAGGCTGAATAATGCCAGAGGTCTCACCGAAAACTCTTTGGTAGACCAAAGGAATGAGAGATATATTGGTGGAG TGACCAACGGAACCTTGGATGCGATTAGAGAGAGGATGAAGAGCATGCAGTTGGCCGCAGCTGCTGGGAACCCGGATCAAGAAACCAGGCCGTTAATGTATGTGAATGACAACGTAAACCAGAGCCTCTCTGGTCAGATTCCTCGTGCATCAGAGAACCCACTCCAGATTGGGGTTCACCCCATGGATGAGAGGGCATTATCCGGACTTCAAGCCCGTATGGAGAGACTAAAAAGTGGGACAATCGAACCCCTTTAA